One genomic window of Ilyobacter polytropus DSM 2926 includes the following:
- the mltG gene encoding endolytic transglycosylase MltG has product MKKMWLNFVLLIFLIMTAFLFWGININKRHYSQILEIDKKLPLKTSLKSLPISESILFKIYVKIRKGGRDIKAGYYELNGDYSIKDIVDLLEEGRYKMIKFTIPEGYSYSEILDSLEKNKLVEKETFQRVLSEKDFYYPTPNGNFEGYLYPETYFIPEGSSENEIADIFLGEFLKKFPKEKYPDREEFYKMLILASIIEREAQLTAEKKLISSVFHNRLKIGMKLASDATVNYLYGYAKRRMYYKDLEIDSPYNTYMYKGLPPAPICNPDYLSVEAAFKPLETDYLFFVAKGDGSHYFSKTYDEHMKFQKDNEKKR; this is encoded by the coding sequence ATGAAAAAAATGTGGTTAAACTTTGTATTATTGATTTTTCTCATTATGACTGCTTTTTTATTTTGGGGAATTAATATCAACAAAAGACATTATAGCCAAATTTTAGAGATTGATAAAAAGCTTCCATTGAAAACATCCCTTAAGTCTCTTCCAATATCTGAGAGTATCTTATTTAAAATATATGTAAAGATAAGAAAAGGCGGAAGAGATATAAAAGCGGGTTATTATGAACTCAATGGAGATTATAGTATAAAGGATATAGTAGACCTCTTAGAAGAGGGAAGATACAAAATGATTAAATTTACAATTCCAGAGGGATATTCCTATAGTGAAATATTAGATTCTCTTGAAAAAAATAAACTTGTGGAAAAAGAAACTTTTCAGAGGGTTTTATCTGAAAAAGATTTTTATTATCCTACGCCTAATGGAAATTTCGAAGGGTATTTATACCCTGAAACTTATTTTATTCCTGAAGGCTCTAGTGAAAATGAAATAGCTGATATTTTCTTAGGAGAATTTTTAAAAAAATTTCCTAAAGAAAAATATCCAGATAGAGAAGAATTTTATAAAATGCTTATTTTGGCATCTATAATAGAGAGGGAAGCTCAGTTGACAGCTGAAAAAAAGTTGATATCTTCAGTGTTCCATAATAGACTCAAGATAGGAATGAAACTTGCTTCAGATGCGACAGTAAATTATCTATATGGATACGCCAAAAGAAGGATGTATTACAAGGATTTAGAAATAGATTCCCCTTATAATACGTACATGTACAAAGGACTGCCACCAGCCCCTATATGTAATCCCGATTACCTGTCTGTAGAGGCTGCTTTTAAACCCCTTGAGACAGATTATCTATTTTTTGTTGCAAAGGGAGACGGAAGTCATTATTTTAGTAAAACTTATGATGAGCATATGAAATTTCAAAAAGATAACGAAAAGAAGAGGTAA
- a CDS encoding DEAD/DEAH box helicase: protein MEKLKEFKALGLSEKTLRPLLEKGFEKPSPIQALTIPVLLNGDKDVIGQAQTGTGKTAAFSLPILEKIEKSTGSIQAIVLAPTRELAVQVAEEMNSLSHGRNLRIAPVYGGQSIEFQIKQLRRGIDVVVGTPGRVIDLMNRKILKLDKIDYFILDEADEMLNMGFLEDVEMILQNTSKDKRMLFFSATMPKEILRVAKKHMGEHEVLAVKKTELTTNLTDQIYFEVKEKDKFEALCRIMDLELDFYGIVFCRTKNDVNVLVGKLQDRGYDSEGLHGDISQNHREITLKRFKEKKINVLIATDVAARGIDVNDLSHVINYAIPQDPESYVHRIGRTGRAGKEGTAITFITPSEYRKILQIQRIVKTEIRKEKVPGVKEVIQAKKNRMREELNEILDERKYEGFQEMAEELLEGESPADVVAALLTHSYQDLLDENNYRDIDNVQVDKTGKSRLFIALGKKDKITPKKIVDMIKKKTTISEHKIKKVEVYENFSFMTVPFIEAEEILETFKKERKGRKPLVEKAKARR from the coding sequence ATGGAAAAATTAAAAGAATTTAAAGCACTTGGTTTGAGTGAAAAAACTCTAAGACCATTGCTAGAAAAGGGGTTTGAAAAGCCGAGTCCAATTCAGGCTTTGACAATACCAGTATTATTAAATGGAGATAAAGATGTTATCGGTCAGGCTCAAACAGGAACCGGTAAAACAGCTGCGTTCTCCCTGCCGATTCTTGAAAAAATAGAGAAAAGTACAGGATCCATACAAGCAATAGTTTTAGCTCCTACAAGAGAACTTGCCGTTCAGGTAGCTGAAGAGATGAACTCACTGTCTCACGGAAGAAACTTGAGAATAGCTCCAGTTTACGGAGGACAGTCTATAGAGTTTCAAATTAAACAGCTAAGAAGAGGAATCGACGTAGTAGTAGGTACTCCAGGAAGAGTAATAGATCTAATGAACAGAAAGATCTTAAAACTAGACAAGATAGACTACTTTATACTAGATGAAGCTGATGAGATGCTGAACATGGGATTCTTAGAAGACGTAGAGATGATTCTTCAAAATACCAGCAAAGATAAGAGAATGTTGTTTTTCTCTGCAACTATGCCAAAAGAGATATTAAGAGTTGCTAAAAAACATATGGGAGAACACGAAGTACTTGCAGTAAAGAAAACTGAACTTACTACAAACCTCACAGACCAGATATATTTTGAAGTTAAAGAAAAGGACAAGTTCGAAGCCCTATGCAGAATTATGGATTTAGAACTTGATTTTTACGGAATAGTTTTCTGTAGAACAAAAAATGACGTTAATGTTCTTGTGGGTAAACTACAGGACAGAGGATATGACTCTGAAGGACTTCACGGGGATATATCTCAAAACCACAGAGAGATCACTCTTAAAAGATTTAAAGAGAAAAAGATAAATGTTCTAATAGCTACAGACGTAGCTGCTAGAGGAATAGATGTAAATGATCTTAGCCATGTAATAAACTACGCAATACCACAAGATCCTGAAAGTTATGTTCACAGAATTGGAAGAACAGGACGTGCAGGAAAAGAGGGAACTGCAATTACCTTTATCACTCCATCTGAATACAGAAAAATACTTCAGATCCAAAGAATTGTAAAGACAGAAATAAGAAAAGAAAAGGTTCCTGGAGTAAAAGAAGTAATTCAGGCTAAGAAAAACAGAATGCGTGAAGAACTTAATGAAATTTTAGATGAAAGAAAATATGAAGGATTCCAAGAAATGGCCGAAGAGCTATTAGAGGGAGAAAGCCCTGCAGATGTAGTTGCAGCTCTTTTGACTCATTCTTACCAAGATCTTCTAGATGAGAATAATTACAGAGATATAGATAATGTACAGGTTGATAAAACTGGTAAATCAAGATTATTTATAGCTCTTGGTAAAAAAGATAAAATAACTCCTAAAAAAATAGTTGATATGATAAAGAAAAAAACTACAATTTCTGAGCATAAGATAAAGAAAGTAGAGGTTTATGAAAACTTCTCATTTATGACAGTTCCTTTTATAGAGGCTGAAGAGATTCTTGAAACTTTCAAAAAAGAAAGAAAAGGAAGAAAACCATTAGTTGAAAAGGCAAAAGCAAGAAGATAA